In one window of Denticeps clupeoides chromosome 2, fDenClu1.1, whole genome shotgun sequence DNA:
- the ankrd1b gene encoding ankyrin repeat domain-containing protein 1b, whose amino-acid sequence MEKVLSTVTNTECSMGLHGIEGLVKGKSCIVSESEDALDGTGEYETSVHQEKQDDLRSTSDAENHNTDHANLQAERDCQNILELKMRTAAKKDSVRVTQPALEIVPYYVDEDDFLTAAVENKMGIIERYLEKGGDPDVCDNFNRTALHRACSHGNVKVVKRLLEAGARIEKKDKLHSTPVHCACRGGNLAALKLLLDHNGSVSARDKLNSTPLHVAVRTAHHKCAEHLLQSGANVNAKDREGDTPMHDAVKLNGLKTIELLLQHGANLQIKNCVSTTKQWEGKSPMDSVLQWQNGAKSILINNSTGTRK is encoded by the exons ATGGAGAAGGTCCTCAGTACAGTCACAAACACAGAGTGCAGCATGGGGTTGCATGGAATTGAAGGGCTG GTCAAAGGGAAGAGCTGTATTGTAAGCGAGTCTGAAGACGCTTTAGACGGAACGGGCGAGTACGAGACATCGGTCCACCAGGAAAAACAGGATGATCTGAGGTCCACCAGTGACGCTGAG AACCACAACACCGACCATGCGAACCTCCAGGCGGAACGTGACTGCCAGAACATTCTGGAGCTGAAGATGAGAACAGCAGCGAAGAAAGACTCAGTTCGTGTGACACAACCCGCCCTAGAGATTGTG CCGTACTACGTGGATGAGGACGACTTTTTGACGGCAGCGGTGGAAAACAAGATGGGCATCATCGAGAGGTATCTGGAGAAGGGCGGAGATCCAGACGTTTGCGACAAT TTCAACCGCACGGCTCTTCACAGAGCCTGCTCGCACGGGAATGTGAAAGTGGTGAAAAGACTGCTGGAGGCTGGCGCTCGGATCGAGAAGAAAGACAAG CTGCACTCCACGCCGGTCCACTGTGCCTGTCGGGGAGGGAACCTGGCCGCCCTGAAGCTTCTGCTGGACCACAATGGGAGCGTCAGTGCGAGAGACAAG CTGAACAGCACCCCACTGCACGTCGCCGTGAGGACGGCACATCACAAGTGCGCCGAGCACCTCCTTCAGTCTGGGGCCAACGTAAATGCCAAAGACAGG GAAGGTGACACGCCAATGCACGACGCTGTGAAGCTCAACGGCCTCAAAACAATTGAGCTGCTGCTCCAGCACGGAGCCAATCTGCAAATCAAGAACTGCGTAAGTACGACGAAACAATG GGAAGGTAAATCTCCAATGGACAGCGTCCTCCAGTGGCAGAACGGAGCCAAAAGCATCCTGATCAACAACTCCACCGGGACAAGAAAGTAA
- the pcgf5b gene encoding polycomb group RING finger protein 5-B isoform X2 codes for MTLQRMHMVKDFNHFITCYLCKGYLIKPTTVTECLHTFCKSCIVQYFEESNECPRCGIQVHETNPLEMLRLDNTLEEIIFKLVPGLREKEQRQEIEFWRTNKSKENAEENGPKSKRAKLEDDDDDGGDGDCHRSDPQIAICLDCLRTNSQVGENIAKLDVLCNGEIMGKDHTMEFIYMTRWRLRGENAYPMVLEYRPRIDFG; via the exons ATGACTCTGCAAAGGATGCACATGGTTAAGGACTTTAACCACTTCATCACCTGCTACCTGTGTAAAGGGTACCTGATCAAGCCCACCACGGTGACGGagtgtctgcacacat TTTGCAAAAGCTGCATCGTCCAGTACTTTGAAGAAAGCAACGAATGCCCCAGGTGTGGCATCCAGGTGCACGAAACCAACCCACTGGAGATGCTGAG GCTAGACAACACATTGGAAGAAATAATATTCAAGCTTGTGCCCGGACTCAGAGAAA AGGAACAGCGGCAGGAGATAGAGTTCTGGAGGACAAACAAGTCAAAGGAAAACGCAGAAG AGAATGGTCCAAAATCTAAGAGGGCAAAATTGGAGGATGACGACGATGACGGGGGCGATGGGGACTGCCACCGAAGTGACCCTCAGATTGCCATTTGTTTGGACTGTCTGCGTACGAACAGCCAAGTGGGGGAGAACATAGCTAAG CTAGATGTTCTATGCAATGGTGAGATCATGGGGAAAGACCACACGATGGAGTTTATCTACATGACGAGGTGGAGGTTACGGGGTGAAAAC GCATATCCAATGGTGCTAGAATATCGGCCACGGATTGACTTCGGCTAG
- the pcgf5b gene encoding polycomb group RING finger protein 5-B isoform X1 translates to MTLQRMHMVKDFNHFITCYLCKGYLIKPTTVTECLHTFCKSCIVQYFEESNECPRCGIQVHETNPLEMLRLDNTLEEIIFKLVPGLREKEQRQEIEFWRTNKSKENAEENGPKSKRAKLEDDDDDGGDGDCHRSDPQIAICLDCLRTNSQVGENIAKGLMKKFIRCSSRVTVGTIKKFLSLKLKLPSSYELDVLCNGEIMGKDHTMEFIYMTRWRLRGENAYPMVLEYRPRIDFG, encoded by the exons ATGACTCTGCAAAGGATGCACATGGTTAAGGACTTTAACCACTTCATCACCTGCTACCTGTGTAAAGGGTACCTGATCAAGCCCACCACGGTGACGGagtgtctgcacacat TTTGCAAAAGCTGCATCGTCCAGTACTTTGAAGAAAGCAACGAATGCCCCAGGTGTGGCATCCAGGTGCACGAAACCAACCCACTGGAGATGCTGAG GCTAGACAACACATTGGAAGAAATAATATTCAAGCTTGTGCCCGGACTCAGAGAAA AGGAACAGCGGCAGGAGATAGAGTTCTGGAGGACAAACAAGTCAAAGGAAAACGCAGAAG AGAATGGTCCAAAATCTAAGAGGGCAAAATTGGAGGATGACGACGATGACGGGGGCGATGGGGACTGCCACCGAAGTGACCCTCAGATTGCCATTTGTTTGGACTGTCTGCGTACGAACAGCCAAGTGGGGGAGAACATAGCTAAG GGCCTGATGAAGAAGTTTATTCGCTGCTCCAGTCGCGTCACCGTCGGAACTATCAAGAAGTTCCTGAGTTTGAAACTTAAGCTTCCAAGTTCATATGAG CTAGATGTTCTATGCAATGGTGAGATCATGGGGAAAGACCACACGATGGAGTTTATCTACATGACGAGGTGGAGGTTACGGGGTGAAAAC GCATATCCAATGGTGCTAGAATATCGGCCACGGATTGACTTCGGCTAG